One genomic region from Phycisphaeraceae bacterium encodes:
- a CDS encoding flavin reductase family protein, with the protein MSMADTIDRALGFLGVGTCIMTSAYDGQRAGMRVLSAQPCSLEPRLIAVAARKGHPIEPLIRDSHYFAICVVDTSQKLVLRKFNADPVDFEEMDSFEDPFDAFAVDQLVTGSPILTKCIAALDCEVVRHFDLEADHEIFVGLVLAARAGV; encoded by the coding sequence ATGTCCATGGCAGACACGATCGATCGCGCACTCGGCTTCCTCGGGGTCGGAACCTGCATCATGACCTCGGCTTATGACGGTCAACGGGCAGGCATGCGCGTTCTCTCTGCCCAGCCTTGCTCTCTCGAACCCCGCCTCATCGCCGTCGCAGCCCGCAAAGGCCACCCGATCGAGCCCCTGATCCGCGATAGCCACTACTTCGCGATTTGCGTCGTCGACACATCCCAGAAACTCGTCCTGCGCAAGTTCAACGCCGACCCAGTCGATTTCGAAGAGATGGATTCCTTTGAGGATCCGTTCGACGCTTTCGCGGTCGATCAACTCGTCACCGGCTCACCGATCCTCACCAAGTGCATCGCAGCCCTCGATTGCGAAGTCGTGCGCCACTTCGACCTCGAAGCCGACCACGAAATCTTCGTAGGCCTCGTGCTCGCTGCCCGCGCCGGAGTCTGA
- a CDS encoding DUF2339 domain-containing protein — MDHVNARILKRLADIEKRLARLEQVGGLDDLTIHQPATDQVDTPPLPPAEIPLHTERPAYSSPRTNESLELPAYADPPRAATAKTDSTKPHATMEQLIGGRWFLVLGALIVVAGVGFFLKLAYDQGWIGAIPPAVRCLFAACFGVALIGTGLLVERRFGRFASIGIIAAGQGVLFTTAYAAYAFFALVGSGTTFILLVSVVVLGIGLALRSGSLTLAILSMACGYITPILLSKSSSPDWALPPYLLSLLLVGSVLAVRDRRYHALAPIVWWATGIFGFLWIAAVGAPAVGAAFVVLTWGIVHATRLALPRRNERNMRLRAGVVSFSTTLWTVGSLWVLADNFGLTSMWLVPAGAAMATLLGGLALAGMLDAFTQKPETTAESVGASLLCQAGALLPVAILVGIDTAWSQIAIWVLLGLGASAAGHWMRAVSLAFYGGALLVIGAARVLIEVGSPLHIGTPTVLGIVPSWWMGLMLISAAAWFVAAELTRHPVEQDAHETNLALKVLRIFQIVIACGLIALSVVHPDVTARGVLLAYIVFSVVGLGLLATRNREWLCVASVVFAFLASLVWIATFPNSDWYLSRTPTPLFTHPGLLWCLPLVGLWAAFALVVARRTEDQIRTARYVGWGTALLLLLLATTLDVARVAGSMTNDHTLRAGSVSFWWAICAIVMLLTGFIRRIPWLRYVGIGLLLLTVAKALTYDISQVSPVVRVACFIALGLVLLGVAAQYLRSSRSGQIGGRT, encoded by the coding sequence ATGGATCACGTCAACGCGCGAATACTCAAGCGTCTCGCAGATATTGAGAAGCGCCTAGCCCGACTCGAACAAGTCGGTGGTCTAGACGACTTGACCATCCACCAACCCGCCACCGATCAGGTTGACACGCCGCCGCTTCCGCCAGCCGAAATTCCGCTTCACACCGAACGGCCGGCGTATTCATCGCCTCGTACCAACGAGTCACTCGAGCTTCCTGCATACGCAGATCCACCACGCGCTGCTACCGCCAAAACCGACTCGACAAAGCCTCACGCAACAATGGAACAACTGATCGGTGGCCGTTGGTTCCTCGTACTTGGTGCGCTGATCGTTGTTGCTGGTGTTGGTTTCTTTCTCAAACTCGCTTATGACCAGGGCTGGATCGGAGCGATCCCGCCCGCCGTGCGATGTTTGTTCGCCGCCTGCTTCGGCGTTGCTCTCATCGGTACCGGGCTTCTCGTCGAGCGACGCTTCGGGCGTTTCGCATCAATAGGGATTATCGCAGCCGGGCAGGGAGTACTCTTTACCACCGCGTACGCAGCCTATGCCTTTTTCGCGCTCGTTGGCTCGGGCACGACCTTCATTCTGTTGGTTTCGGTGGTCGTGCTTGGGATTGGGCTGGCGCTGCGTTCCGGTTCGCTGACTCTGGCTATTCTCTCAATGGCCTGTGGATATATCACGCCGATCCTCCTCTCCAAATCCAGCAGTCCTGACTGGGCACTTCCTCCATATCTCCTCAGCCTGCTGCTCGTCGGTTCAGTTCTGGCTGTTCGCGACCGTCGATATCACGCACTTGCTCCAATAGTCTGGTGGGCAACTGGCATTTTCGGCTTCCTTTGGATAGCGGCAGTTGGCGCGCCAGCAGTTGGTGCCGCTTTCGTTGTTCTCACGTGGGGGATCGTTCACGCAACACGCCTCGCGCTGCCTCGCCGCAACGAACGGAATATGAGGCTCCGCGCCGGAGTCGTCAGCTTTTCAACCACGCTCTGGACCGTCGGCTCCCTCTGGGTTCTCGCTGATAACTTCGGGCTTACATCCATGTGGCTCGTACCGGCCGGTGCCGCAATGGCGACTTTGCTCGGCGGGCTTGCGCTCGCAGGAATGCTCGACGCCTTCACCCAAAAACCCGAGACAACCGCCGAGTCTGTCGGCGCTTCGCTCCTTTGCCAGGCAGGCGCATTGCTTCCTGTAGCCATCCTCGTCGGGATTGACACCGCATGGTCACAGATTGCCATCTGGGTCCTGCTCGGGCTTGGTGCAAGCGCGGCAGGACACTGGATGCGAGCAGTTTCACTCGCGTTTTATGGCGGTGCGCTGCTTGTCATCGGGGCTGCGCGAGTCCTGATCGAAGTCGGTAGTCCTCTTCACATCGGTACGCCGACTGTCCTCGGCATCGTCCCTTCGTGGTGGATGGGTCTGATGCTGATCTCTGCAGCCGCCTGGTTCGTCGCCGCCGAACTCACGCGCCATCCCGTTGAGCAGGACGCACACGAAACCAATCTCGCGCTGAAGGTCCTTCGCATCTTCCAGATCGTCATAGCCTGCGGCCTGATCGCACTGAGCGTCGTGCACCCCGATGTGACAGCACGCGGCGTCCTCCTCGCTTACATCGTGTTCAGCGTCGTCGGCCTGGGATTGTTAGCAACACGCAATCGCGAATGGCTCTGTGTTGCATCAGTTGTTTTTGCCTTCCTGGCTTCGCTCGTATGGATCGCCACCTTCCCCAACAGCGATTGGTATCTTTCGCGTACTCCTACGCCGCTCTTTACCCACCCAGGTCTCCTCTGGTGCCTTCCACTCGTCGGGCTCTGGGCCGCATTCGCTCTTGTCGTCGCTCGACGCACCGAAGACCAGATCCGCACCGCTCGCTACGTCGGGTGGGGCACTGCACTGCTTCTTCTGCTCCTTGCCACAACGCTGGATGTTGCTCGTGTCGCAGGCTCAATGACCAACGATCACACGCTCCGCGCCGGATCTGTGTCTTTCTGGTGGGCCATTTGCGCCATCGTCATGTTGCTGACCGGATTTATTCGACGAATCCCTTGGCTTCGCTATGTTGGAATCGGGCTCCTGCTCCTGACCGTCGCAAAGGCACTGACCTACGACATCTCACAGGTCAGTCCCGTTGTTCGGGTCGCCTGTTTCATCGCGCTTGGTTTGGTCTTGCTTGGTGTTGCTGCGCAATACCTGCGGTCAAGCCGCTCCGGCCAAATTGGCGGGCGCACATGA
- a CDS encoding NAD(P)-dependent glycerol-3-phosphate dehydrogenase: protein MTRAQKSGKLPAFSRTCVLGLGQMGLVSAGLLAGTDRTDPGHAPEVVMWGHSEDEAGLIVQTRSSRRLPGFVLPDAVRVALTDADALEGVDLVVVAIPVQFIRSVFERLRSHIPRGAAMLSVAKGIENKTLLRPTQIMADVLADDMDAAPRPLGVLSGPTIATELARRLPATMVVASDAPGFSQRVQQLFSASWLRVYTNDDMLGVELAGAMKNVIAIAAGIIDGLGAGSNAKSALLARGLAEITRLGTAMGASSATFFGIAGVGDLATTCFSPEGRNRSLGEALGRGARLATYLAESPFVVEGVATTKSVVDLAQRFRVEMPIVEATHAVLFEGLDPIDAIGMLMSRDLKSEQASER from the coding sequence GTGACACGAGCCCAAAAATCCGGAAAACTCCCTGCTTTCTCGCGGACCTGCGTGCTCGGGCTGGGCCAGATGGGGCTGGTGAGCGCGGGACTGCTCGCCGGAACCGACCGAACAGACCCAGGACATGCTCCCGAGGTCGTGATGTGGGGCCACTCCGAAGATGAAGCCGGGCTCATTGTCCAAACCCGTTCGAGTCGACGCCTCCCTGGGTTTGTGCTGCCCGATGCCGTGCGCGTCGCCCTCACCGATGCCGACGCGCTCGAAGGGGTCGATCTGGTCGTCGTGGCAATTCCAGTCCAGTTCATCCGCAGCGTGTTCGAACGCCTGCGCTCGCACATACCGCGCGGAGCCGCGATGCTCAGCGTCGCCAAAGGAATCGAAAATAAAACCCTCCTCCGCCCCACGCAGATCATGGCCGACGTTCTCGCCGACGACATGGACGCAGCACCTCGACCACTGGGCGTCCTGAGTGGCCCGACCATCGCCACAGAACTGGCAAGGCGCCTCCCCGCCACTATGGTCGTCGCAAGCGATGCACCCGGCTTCAGCCAGCGCGTGCAGCAACTGTTCTCTGCCAGTTGGCTCCGCGTCTACACCAACGATGACATGCTCGGCGTCGAACTCGCAGGCGCCATGAAAAACGTCATCGCCATCGCTGCAGGCATCATCGATGGCCTCGGTGCCGGCTCCAACGCCAAGAGCGCACTCCTCGCGCGAGGCCTGGCCGAGATCACTCGCCTCGGTACCGCAATGGGAGCATCCAGCGCCACGTTCTTCGGCATCGCAGGCGTCGGCGACCTCGCAACCACCTGCTTCAGCCCCGAAGGACGAAATCGCTCGCTCGGCGAAGCACTCGGCCGCGGCGCAAGACTCGCCACATACCTCGCCGAATCCCCCTTCGTCGTCGAAGGCGTCGCAACAACCAAATCAGTCGTCGATCTCGCACAGCGCTTTCGCGTCGAAATGCCCATCGTCGAGGCAACGCACGCCGTGCTCTTCGAAGGCCTCGACCCGATCGACGCCATCGGCATGCTCATGAGCCGCGACCTCAAAAGCGAACAGGCGAGTGAGCGATGA
- a CDS encoding cation-translocating P-type ATPase — MTQASASKTHDHDHKHDHKHDHKHDHKHDEGVACCSHHEIQSDRYLIVYLVGGVLALVSWVANAFNVTDPAVAKLPALVGALLLGSTLFRAAFKEILRARFSSSSLAALAIIASIVIEEFVTAAFLAFILLVADQVLRRTAFGAQRAIEQLVRLTPDTARLIEDGQERMVSISEIKVGQMVRVRPGENLPVDGRVRSGRSTVNQASLTGEAMPVEVQPGADVYAGTTNLTGGIDVEVLQVGAETTIGKVSTLIREAESMKSPRQLLIEQVARFFVPIAVSVAALVYFITATNPATKEIAGLTAVTVLVVTCPTALLLSSPSAMVAAFASAARLGIMVKRPDYIEAAASIDAIVLDKTGTITTGKFGVSRLAPVPGVEGAALLEAAANGEQHSNHPLAQSILATAQAARITVDGSSEYEEFHGRGVRARTTLGDLHAGRASWIMEVNPSAKAAIEQVQARIEGMSGVHVMRDGQYLGAVGLEDKVRPNARNVLERLRELGLRTISIFTGDRLDVAKRVGIAVGADSIEAECLPEEKHELIRQMVGQGYRVMMVGDGINDGPALAEADVGVAMGLSGSDIAANSAGIALMTDELNRLPFLIELARRTKSIIAQNIAVSILMALIGLILAATGQFARAGELGVGFAALYHFLPDVFVIGNSFRLFRFGEEFLEAEQLNKANAERVRIVRDASVRNLTAAAT; from the coding sequence ATGACTCAGGCATCGGCATCAAAGACACACGATCACGATCACAAGCACGATCACAAGCACGATCACAAGCACGATCACAAGCACGACGAAGGCGTGGCGTGCTGTTCGCACCACGAGATACAGAGCGATCGTTATCTGATTGTGTATCTGGTCGGCGGTGTGCTGGCTTTGGTGAGTTGGGTGGCCAATGCGTTCAATGTCACCGATCCGGCGGTTGCGAAGCTGCCGGCGCTGGTTGGCGCGCTGCTGCTGGGCAGTACGCTTTTCCGGGCCGCGTTCAAGGAAATTCTGAGGGCACGATTCAGTTCGTCGTCGCTGGCAGCCCTTGCGATCATTGCGTCAATTGTGATCGAGGAGTTCGTGACGGCAGCTTTCCTGGCGTTCATTCTTCTGGTTGCGGATCAAGTGCTGCGTCGCACGGCGTTTGGTGCACAGAGGGCCATCGAGCAGCTCGTGCGCCTCACTCCGGATACTGCTCGTCTGATCGAAGATGGGCAAGAGCGCATGGTTTCGATCTCCGAGATCAAAGTCGGCCAGATGGTGCGGGTGCGGCCTGGCGAGAACCTGCCGGTCGACGGCCGGGTGCGCAGCGGGCGTTCGACGGTGAATCAGGCGTCGCTCACTGGTGAGGCGATGCCGGTCGAAGTGCAGCCTGGTGCCGATGTTTACGCGGGCACGACGAATCTGACGGGCGGCATCGATGTCGAAGTGCTTCAGGTCGGGGCGGAAACGACGATCGGCAAAGTTTCGACACTGATCCGCGAAGCCGAGTCGATGAAGAGTCCGCGACAGTTGCTTATCGAGCAGGTGGCACGGTTCTTTGTCCCGATTGCGGTGTCGGTGGCGGCGCTCGTGTACTTCATTACGGCAACGAACCCAGCGACGAAGGAAATTGCAGGGCTTACGGCTGTGACGGTGCTAGTCGTCACATGCCCGACAGCACTTTTGCTGTCGAGCCCGAGCGCGATGGTCGCGGCGTTCGCGTCGGCGGCGCGACTGGGGATCATGGTTAAACGACCGGATTACATCGAGGCGGCGGCTTCGATCGATGCGATCGTGCTCGACAAGACCGGCACGATTACCACGGGCAAGTTCGGCGTTTCGCGTCTTGCTCCGGTGCCCGGCGTGGAGGGAGCGGCACTGCTCGAAGCGGCTGCCAATGGCGAGCAGCACTCGAACCACCCGCTTGCGCAGTCGATCCTTGCGACAGCGCAGGCTGCACGCATCACGGTTGATGGTTCGAGTGAGTATGAGGAGTTTCATGGACGTGGTGTGCGGGCACGGACGACGCTGGGCGATTTGCATGCTGGGCGTGCGTCGTGGATCATGGAGGTCAATCCGTCGGCCAAGGCTGCGATTGAGCAGGTGCAGGCTCGCATTGAAGGAATGTCGGGCGTGCATGTGATGCGAGACGGGCAGTATCTCGGCGCGGTGGGGCTCGAGGACAAGGTGAGGCCGAACGCACGGAATGTGCTTGAGAGGCTTCGCGAACTGGGGCTGCGGACGATTTCGATCTTTACGGGTGATCGGCTTGATGTGGCCAAGCGTGTTGGCATCGCGGTTGGTGCCGATTCGATCGAGGCCGAGTGCCTGCCTGAGGAGAAGCACGAGCTCATTCGCCAGATGGTCGGCCAGGGCTACCGCGTGATGATGGTGGGCGACGGGATCAACGACGGCCCGGCATTGGCCGAGGCGGACGTGGGTGTTGCGATGGGGCTTTCGGGGTCGGACATCGCGGCCAACAGTGCTGGTATCGCGTTGATGACTGACGAACTCAATCGCCTGCCGTTCCTGATTGAGCTTGCTCGCCGTACCAAGTCGATCATCGCGCAGAACATCGCGGTTTCGATTTTGATGGCGTTGATCGGGCTGATCCTGGCTGCGACTGGGCAGTTTGCGCGTGCGGGCGAACTGGGGGTGGGTTTTGCTGCGTTGTATCACTTCCTGCCTGACGTGTTTGTGATCGGTAACAGTTTCAGGCTTTTCCGATTTGGCGAGGAGTTCCTTGAGGCTGAGCAGCTCAATAAGGCCAATGCTGAGCGAGTCCGCATCGTGCGTGACGCGAGCGTGCGCAATCTGACGGCTGCAGCGACTTGA
- a CDS encoding PAS domain-containing protein, translating into MHIQENGNEQVAGLGLERDLLWDALVDCPGVGVAVISASGVFAYANDEFRLLYFGTTIAHLEKRVLADLFPREWAEERSGFIARARSERSPVVVREIWRGRQLIATIRPIVDETGAVNTVVVISRPVSRDERPDLTCPLTESSYVELGPLNVLTARELMVLALVGQGLTLKQIAERLGRSFKTIDNHRASIGKKLRQTDRVALSIIAGRAGLVPGDESRTRVRQASSN; encoded by the coding sequence ATGCACATTCAGGAAAATGGCAATGAACAGGTCGCTGGCCTCGGGCTCGAGCGCGACCTTTTGTGGGACGCACTGGTGGATTGCCCCGGAGTCGGTGTTGCAGTCATCAGCGCGAGCGGCGTGTTCGCGTACGCCAATGATGAGTTTCGCCTTCTTTACTTCGGCACGACAATTGCGCACCTCGAAAAACGTGTCTTGGCGGATCTCTTCCCACGCGAGTGGGCGGAGGAGCGGTCGGGGTTCATCGCCCGCGCACGATCCGAGCGGAGCCCGGTGGTGGTGCGCGAAATCTGGCGTGGCCGACAACTGATCGCAACGATCAGGCCGATCGTTGACGAGACGGGCGCAGTGAACACGGTGGTGGTGATTTCGAGGCCGGTATCGCGCGACGAGCGGCCAGATCTGACTTGCCCACTGACTGAATCGAGTTACGTGGAGCTCGGGCCTCTGAACGTTCTGACTGCGCGTGAACTCATGGTGCTGGCGCTGGTAGGACAAGGACTGACGCTCAAGCAGATCGCTGAGCGTCTGGGGCGGTCGTTCAAGACGATCGACAACCATCGAGCGTCGATCGGGAAGAAACTGCGCCAGACTGACCGGGTCGCCCTGAGCATCATTGCGGGCCGCGCTGGGCTGGTGCCGGGTGATGAATCCCGTACGCGAGTTCGGCAGGCGAGCAGCAACTGA
- a CDS encoding alpha/beta fold hydrolase, with protein MTLITLLLVVVFGTIQEGEVPTRAIPPMYVAVASEPIDQFPYDGFTTTDAFGRTIRFYLSKPPGPDSLLPLIVCVQGSGSQSVFVEVETPSGKRIGSGGPEAMMLGLARSRARILVVEKPGVEFLVQPSQPGSAMESTEEFRREHTLDRWTEAIHAAINAASVLPGVDASRVLAVGHSEGGQVVCHLAAKNASITHVATLAGGGPTQLFDLIELARSSGFGPPNADAEERVEWLLDGWRRVLGDPDAHDEFWLGHPHRRWSSFLATSPVEAMHKSKARVFIAQGTADQASHVSAAEVLYAELLSRGRDVTYLRIEGGDHGFRSPADADGWKSVHSNVLAWFLGE; from the coding sequence ATGACACTCATTACGCTGCTACTTGTCGTTGTGTTTGGGACGATTCAGGAGGGAGAGGTTCCAACGCGTGCGATCCCGCCGATGTATGTCGCAGTTGCGAGCGAGCCGATCGATCAGTTTCCGTATGACGGTTTTACGACTACCGATGCGTTCGGGCGCACAATCAGGTTTTATCTGTCGAAGCCTCCGGGGCCTGACTCGCTGCTTCCGTTGATTGTGTGTGTGCAGGGGTCGGGTAGCCAATCGGTGTTTGTCGAGGTGGAAACGCCCAGCGGCAAGCGGATCGGATCGGGTGGGCCTGAGGCGATGATGCTGGGTCTTGCACGCTCGCGAGCAAGAATTCTGGTGGTGGAAAAGCCGGGCGTCGAGTTTCTTGTGCAACCAAGCCAGCCGGGATCGGCGATGGAAAGCACCGAGGAGTTTCGGCGAGAGCACACGCTCGATCGGTGGACAGAAGCGATTCACGCCGCGATCAACGCTGCGAGTGTACTGCCGGGGGTAGACGCTTCGCGGGTGCTGGCGGTTGGCCACTCCGAAGGCGGACAGGTTGTGTGTCATCTTGCAGCGAAGAACGCGAGCATCACGCATGTCGCGACGCTTGCTGGCGGCGGTCCGACGCAGTTGTTTGATCTGATTGAACTGGCGCGATCGAGCGGGTTTGGGCCTCCGAATGCAGACGCTGAGGAGCGCGTGGAGTGGCTGCTCGATGGGTGGCGGCGTGTCCTTGGCGACCCTGATGCGCATGATGAGTTCTGGCTTGGGCATCCGCATCGCCGATGGTCGAGTTTTCTTGCGACATCGCCGGTCGAGGCGATGCACAAGTCGAAGGCCCGCGTGTTCATCGCTCAAGGCACCGCCGACCAGGCATCACACGTTTCGGCTGCGGAAGTGCTTTACGCCGAACTGCTGTCTCGGGGTCGCGATGTGACCTACCTGCGAATCGAGGGCGGCGACCATGGATTCCGTTCGCCCGCCGACGCGGATGGGTGGAAGAGCGTGCACTCGAATGTTCTGGCGTGGTTCCTGGGCGAGTGA
- a CDS encoding beta-glucosidase: protein MGMPDGFVWGVASASYQVEGAAAEGGRSPSVWDEFSRTPGKVLEGHTGDVACDSYHRIQDDVDLIAGLGATGYRFSIAWPRVMPSGVGTINVEGLSYYDRLIDALLARGVDPWVTLFHWDMPACLFHRGGWLNRDSAAWFGEYTQAVVDRLSDRVTHWFTLNEPQIFLGLGHSEGTHAPGLKLSRKDVLRATHHALLAHGTSTQIIRARAKVPSQIGCAPVGNLKSPATDSPSDIEAARAETFRVPVKGWTFNYTWYCDPMLRGCYPEDGLRLFGADAPDASDADMKTIHQPMDFFGVNIYNSDVVRAGKNGQAEQVTRSPGSPITMFRWPIQPDALYWGPRFLQERYKLPVVITENGLASMDWVHADGKVHDSGRIDFLTRYLHQLGRAIDDGVDVRGYFQWSIMDNFEWAEGYALRFGLVYLDYRTGERLAKDSYHWYRSVIESNGRSLPRSMSPLR, encoded by the coding sequence ATGGGTATGCCTGACGGATTTGTATGGGGAGTGGCTTCGGCCTCGTATCAGGTCGAGGGCGCGGCTGCGGAAGGCGGGAGATCGCCCAGTGTCTGGGACGAGTTCTCGCGGACTCCGGGCAAGGTTCTGGAAGGGCACACCGGCGATGTGGCGTGCGACAGTTATCACCGGATTCAAGACGATGTCGATCTGATCGCGGGTCTTGGCGCGACCGGGTATCGGTTTTCGATCGCCTGGCCTCGGGTGATGCCTTCGGGTGTGGGGACGATCAATGTGGAGGGTTTGTCGTATTACGACCGGTTGATCGATGCTTTGCTCGCTCGTGGCGTAGATCCGTGGGTCACGCTCTTCCACTGGGATATGCCGGCGTGTCTGTTTCACCGCGGGGGGTGGCTCAACCGCGACAGTGCGGCCTGGTTCGGCGAGTACACGCAAGCGGTGGTCGATCGACTCTCGGACCGCGTGACGCACTGGTTCACTCTCAATGAGCCTCAGATTTTCCTGGGCCTTGGCCACTCCGAAGGCACCCACGCTCCGGGGCTCAAGTTGTCGCGTAAGGATGTGCTGCGGGCTACGCATCATGCATTGCTTGCGCATGGCACATCGACCCAGATCATCCGCGCCCGCGCGAAGGTGCCCAGCCAGATCGGGTGTGCTCCGGTGGGCAATCTCAAGTCTCCGGCGACGGACTCGCCGAGCGATATTGAAGCAGCCCGGGCCGAGACGTTCCGCGTGCCGGTGAAGGGCTGGACCTTCAACTACACTTGGTACTGCGATCCGATGCTGCGCGGGTGCTACCCGGAAGACGGGCTCCGACTTTTTGGGGCTGACGCGCCTGATGCAAGCGATGCGGACATGAAGACCATCCATCAACCAATGGATTTTTTCGGCGTCAACATCTACAACAGCGATGTGGTTCGTGCGGGTAAGAATGGCCAAGCCGAGCAGGTCACGCGCAGTCCCGGATCCCCGATTACGATGTTTCGCTGGCCCATTCAGCCAGATGCGCTGTATTGGGGCCCTCGCTTCCTTCAGGAGCGGTACAAGCTTCCGGTGGTCATTACGGAGAACGGGCTCGCCTCGATGGACTGGGTGCACGCCGATGGCAAGGTGCACGATTCTGGCCGGATCGACTTCCTGACGCGATACCTGCATCAACTTGGCCGAGCGATCGACGATGGGGTGGACGTCCGCGGGTACTTCCAGTGGTCGATCATGGACAATTTTGAGTGGGCTGAGGGCTATGCGTTGCGTTTTGGTCTGGTGTACCTCGATTATCGAACGGGCGAGCGCCTCGCGAAGGATTCGTACCACTGGTATCGGTCGGTGATCGAGTCCAACGGTCGCAGCCTGCCCCGATCGATGTCGCCGTTGCGTTGA